The Thalassoroseus pseudoceratinae genome has a segment encoding these proteins:
- a CDS encoding serine/threonine-protein kinase, with amino-acid sequence MMTWREWQLTDETPRDSRSDESRFDQLCDEFERELIGGKRPPLEEFLNRVPTDKRSDLFPHLLGLELDYREQAGDSMSAQTYLTRFPEYEPVIEDLFRQFSPSAAGTSAAAKLKTLETPHQLDTYEILAECGYGGMGVVYKARHLVLRRLCALKVLRDRYDVDAAERFRQEMEHAGKLVHPNIVMVHDAGDEEHRLYLVMEYVDGCDLQRLTKEHGPLPVGAACEMVRQAAWGLRHADEHFLVHRDIKPSNLMLDSSGRVKILDFGLARFRAEQDDAVSRVTTKDGTLLGTVDFMAPEQWRNAASVTIQADIYSLGCTLFYLLTGAVPFPRNADSENALNTLIYKQSAHQKSPVPKLSEFRDDCSPELQTLLETMMAKRPEDRPQHPGIAAEHLEPFADKAAFEKLVPPPEPPSAVDNGSRRGSSRSARNRSAGQKPPSARIDALSGRRAVEASDIETGSQGATEVLPIPWMIERAKRLRRRRIMGVAAGVIATVAVVFGLFQWLGRISDSQVEMAHEYASLPGLNGGWWFDETPWFTPAARQKLFDQIHDGETQVGGVSLEELRLQFRQSNIMESYQQLEKVIDSLSAKLPAETRRRVRNLQKLAIEARQSELKDVQDALQQLQPESLNLVLNSKETDDADRIRAAIPADASAQELHLFAVMLHSMTRTNKKAEFAAALMYKQALNAYDSEPNEAPSLLALFHADYARFLNDRKQSLRSRVHLDDAEELDDSPLFRIHLACQRADAIRLADSGQVQKLLEAAADLEAVEELARETFPSPEPIEHPLQAEISERLGWLALDSWRLETAQNRFGMAAQFRERCFNAYENPFAFENWVFDRQGQAMALHFLGRDVVETSDGSVGGAVSVYQELIESIVNSLDDPSLASGQKLERRRRLPNLYERLADGYLFGPSPDYSLAAKALGDGIEQAVILQFQNSTTLWFHLTRLHCKRVIALELSAQDNTNATTDRDANAAMKKVDRLIADRTPETIQSVERYYEYEKAIAEVLRQEQSKKSTVELFELIDRVESQKVDRRNLEVILTAIRLYFERAVDPSGDDLKRVSRQLLDIARNLNDAPDTMRMAFLNPVLETAIRSLGDENSNLTEIRAKLENEISTNSTADNAG; translated from the coding sequence ATGATGACTTGGAGAGAGTGGCAATTGACGGATGAAACGCCGCGAGATTCGAGATCGGACGAATCACGTTTCGATCAGCTTTGCGACGAATTCGAGCGGGAATTGATCGGTGGCAAACGCCCACCCTTGGAAGAGTTCTTGAACCGCGTCCCCACAGACAAGCGGAGCGATCTCTTTCCGCACCTACTCGGCTTAGAACTCGATTATCGCGAGCAAGCCGGCGATTCGATGTCGGCTCAGACGTATCTCACACGATTCCCGGAATACGAACCGGTCATCGAAGATTTGTTCCGTCAGTTTTCACCATCCGCGGCCGGAACAAGTGCAGCCGCGAAGTTGAAAACGTTGGAAACTCCCCACCAATTAGATACGTACGAGATCCTTGCCGAGTGCGGCTACGGCGGAATGGGCGTGGTTTACAAGGCCCGCCATCTGGTGCTGCGACGATTGTGTGCGTTGAAGGTGCTGCGTGATCGCTACGATGTGGACGCGGCCGAGCGGTTCCGCCAGGAGATGGAACATGCCGGAAAGTTGGTGCATCCGAATATCGTGATGGTCCACGATGCCGGTGACGAAGAGCATCGTTTATATCTGGTCATGGAGTATGTCGACGGTTGTGATTTGCAACGACTGACCAAAGAACACGGACCGTTGCCGGTCGGTGCCGCTTGCGAGATGGTCCGACAAGCCGCTTGGGGTTTACGACACGCGGATGAACATTTTTTGGTCCACCGAGACATCAAACCGTCCAATTTGATGCTCGATTCCAGTGGGCGTGTGAAGATCCTCGACTTTGGCTTGGCTCGGTTTCGTGCCGAACAGGACGATGCTGTTTCCCGTGTAACCACGAAAGATGGCACGTTGCTCGGGACGGTCGATTTCATGGCTCCGGAGCAATGGCGGAACGCGGCATCGGTGACCATTCAGGCCGATATCTACAGTTTGGGCTGCACGCTCTTCTATTTGTTGACCGGCGCGGTGCCCTTCCCACGCAATGCCGACAGCGAAAACGCACTCAATACACTGATTTACAAACAAAGTGCCCACCAGAAATCCCCGGTTCCGAAGCTAAGCGAGTTCCGTGACGACTGCTCCCCCGAGTTGCAAACGCTTCTTGAAACGATGATGGCCAAACGGCCGGAAGATCGTCCACAACATCCTGGCATCGCGGCGGAACACTTAGAACCGTTCGCCGACAAAGCTGCCTTTGAAAAACTCGTTCCCCCACCGGAGCCACCCAGTGCCGTCGACAACGGTTCGCGTCGTGGTTCATCGCGTTCGGCCCGAAATCGATCAGCGGGGCAAAAGCCACCGTCGGCGCGAATCGATGCGTTATCCGGGCGACGGGCTGTTGAAGCCAGCGATATCGAGACGGGCTCCCAAGGTGCCACGGAAGTGCTGCCGATCCCTTGGATGATAGAGCGGGCCAAACGGCTGCGTCGTCGTCGAATCATGGGAGTTGCTGCCGGGGTTATCGCGACGGTTGCGGTGGTGTTCGGACTGTTTCAATGGCTGGGCCGTATCTCGGACTCACAAGTTGAGATGGCTCACGAATACGCGTCGCTGCCCGGCCTCAACGGCGGCTGGTGGTTCGATGAAACTCCTTGGTTCACGCCCGCGGCACGACAAAAACTGTTCGACCAAATTCACGATGGCGAAACCCAAGTGGGCGGCGTGTCACTAGAAGAACTCCGGTTGCAGTTTCGGCAATCGAACATCATGGAGAGTTATCAGCAACTCGAAAAGGTGATTGATTCACTAAGTGCAAAACTTCCCGCAGAGACGCGACGTCGTGTGAGGAATTTGCAAAAACTGGCGATCGAGGCGAGACAGTCCGAACTCAAAGACGTTCAAGATGCACTCCAACAGCTCCAACCGGAGTCGTTGAATTTGGTGTTGAACTCCAAAGAAACGGATGATGCCGATCGGATTCGGGCGGCCATTCCTGCTGACGCCTCGGCTCAAGAGTTGCATTTGTTCGCGGTGATGTTGCATTCCATGACGCGAACCAACAAGAAAGCGGAGTTCGCGGCGGCGTTGATGTATAAACAGGCGTTGAATGCCTACGATTCGGAACCGAATGAGGCTCCGTCCCTATTGGCATTGTTCCACGCCGATTACGCCCGCTTTCTGAACGATCGCAAGCAAAGCTTGAGAAGCCGAGTGCACTTGGATGATGCCGAGGAACTCGACGACAGTCCGCTATTCCGGATTCATTTGGCGTGCCAACGAGCGGATGCGATTCGTCTGGCCGATAGTGGGCAAGTGCAAAAACTCTTGGAAGCGGCGGCGGATTTGGAAGCGGTCGAGGAGTTGGCACGTGAGACTTTTCCGTCACCGGAGCCAATCGAACACCCGTTGCAGGCCGAGATTTCCGAACGACTCGGTTGGTTGGCGTTGGATAGTTGGCGGCTTGAGACGGCCCAGAATCGGTTCGGCATGGCGGCACAGTTTCGCGAGCGTTGCTTTAACGCCTATGAAAACCCCTTCGCGTTTGAGAACTGGGTTTTCGATCGCCAAGGGCAGGCAATGGCGTTACATTTCCTCGGTCGAGATGTCGTCGAAACTTCGGACGGTTCCGTTGGCGGTGCGGTGTCAGTCTATCAAGAGCTGATTGAAAGCATCGTCAACTCATTGGATGATCCAAGCCTCGCATCGGGACAAAAACTCGAACGCCGACGGCGACTACCGAACCTCTACGAACGCCTGGCGGACGGCTATTTGTTTGGTCCGTCGCCGGATTATTCGCTGGCTGCAAAGGCCCTTGGTGATGGTATTGAGCAGGCGGTGATTTTGCAGTTCCAGAATAGCACGACGTTGTGGTTCCATCTCACGCGGTTGCATTGCAAACGTGTGATCGCCTTGGAATTGTCCGCCCAAGACAACACCAACGCAACGACGGATCGTGATGCCAACGCCGCGATGAAAAAGGTTGACCGACTGATTGCCGATCGCACGCCTGAGACGATTCAGTCGGTGGAACGGTACTATGAATATGAAAAGGCAATTGCGGAGGTGTTGCGTCAGGAACAATCGAAGAAAAGCACGGTCGAGCTGTTCGAGTTGATCGACCGAGTGGAATCTCAGAAAGTCGATCGTCGAAACTTGGAAGTGATTTTGACGGCGATTCGTCTGTATTTCGAACGAGCCGTCGACCCATCCGGTGACGACCTGAAACGTGTCTCAAGACAACTCTTGGACATCGCTCGAAATCTCAATGACGCACCCGATACGATGCGGATGGCGTTTCTGAATCCGGTTTTGGAAACGGCAATCCGCTCGTTGGGGGATGAGAACTCGAATCTCACGGAAATTCGAGCGAAGCTAGAGAACGAGATCAGCACGAATTCCACAGCGGATAATGCCGGTTGA
- a CDS encoding ECF-type sigma factor: protein MGTLGVMPRDSLGEETSNVAGCGDQKTMSTDDYQNDDVTIWIEKLSGGDEQAAQQIWDRYFDKLVRLAKRKFDRIGINRRAADEEDVALSALNSFYRHAANGRFELGDREELWKLLVTITVRKAYAESKRQRAKKRGEGMVRGESIFVRPGHDDGKAGIGQVLGDEPTPELASMAAESCEELLEMLSDETQREVAKLKLDGFTNEEIAEKLGCVPRTVERKLNLIRRRWSQADEQLDNELDETE from the coding sequence ATGGGAACGCTCGGCGTGATGCCTAGGGATTCGCTGGGTGAGGAAACTTCGAACGTCGCGGGGTGTGGAGACCAAAAAACGATGTCGACGGACGATTATCAAAACGATGATGTCACCATTTGGATCGAAAAACTCAGCGGCGGTGACGAGCAGGCGGCTCAACAAATATGGGATCGCTATTTCGACAAACTCGTGCGATTGGCCAAGCGGAAGTTCGATCGGATCGGAATCAATCGTCGGGCGGCCGATGAGGAAGATGTCGCGCTGAGTGCGTTGAACAGCTTTTATCGTCATGCGGCGAACGGGCGGTTTGAACTCGGTGATCGTGAGGAACTCTGGAAGTTGCTCGTGACGATCACTGTTCGCAAAGCATACGCGGAGAGTAAACGCCAACGAGCGAAAAAACGCGGTGAAGGAATGGTTCGCGGTGAGAGCATTTTCGTTCGGCCAGGCCATGACGACGGCAAGGCCGGGATCGGCCAGGTCTTGGGTGACGAACCAACGCCCGAATTGGCCTCGATGGCCGCGGAAAGTTGCGAAGAACTTCTCGAAATGCTCTCTGACGAAACCCAACGGGAAGTTGCCAAGCTCAAGCTCGATGGTTTCACGAACGAGGAAATTGCCGAAAAACTCGGCTGCGTTCCGCGAACTGTGGAACGAAAACTCAATCTTATCCGTCGTCGATGGAGTCAAGCTGACGAACAGCTCGACAACGAATTGGACGAAACCGAGTAA
- a CDS encoding DUF1501 domain-containing protein yields MLTVYDQNSPLGRRDFLRIGGLGLGGLALPHLLSGTSRGDDRAALVPGLTTGKSVVFLFQHGGPSQIETFDPKMTAPSNIRSVNGEVATSIPGVTFGGSLPRLSQLAKSMTVVRSFTTGDARHDIKPVVSRFSSDANLGSLYSRVVGANHPKNGMPTNTLLIPQSINPEAEPEVTQFGKLTSTGGFGSATQPLIPGSGGDLQQDMELKLPLDRLADRRSLLNRLDRLKAFADQDHGVADPLRRQAFETILGGVAEAFDLNQEDPQTIARYDTSPLIDPRHIDQKWKNFKRYIDNVKYLGKLMLLARRLCERGCGFVTVTTNFVWDMHADANNATMDEGMRYMGPPFDHAVSAFLEDIAARGLQDDILLVVCGEMGRTPKINNRGGRDHWGNLAPLMLSGGGLPMGQVIGQSTRDVAEPATTPVTIPHLISTILRTLFDVGELRVRRGVPDDILRMAAHDPIPELHG; encoded by the coding sequence ATGCTGACTGTCTACGATCAAAACTCGCCGCTTGGGAGACGTGATTTTCTGCGGATCGGTGGTCTCGGTTTGGGCGGGCTTGCGTTGCCGCATTTGCTATCGGGAACGTCACGTGGCGACGATCGCGCAGCGTTGGTGCCGGGACTGACGACGGGAAAATCGGTGGTGTTTCTCTTCCAGCATGGTGGACCAAGCCAGATCGAAACGTTCGATCCGAAGATGACCGCACCATCGAACATTCGCAGTGTAAACGGTGAAGTGGCGACCTCGATTCCGGGCGTCACGTTTGGCGGTTCGCTGCCTCGGTTGTCGCAATTGGCGAAGTCGATGACCGTCGTGCGTTCGTTTACAACCGGCGATGCGCGGCATGATATCAAACCGGTCGTCAGCCGATTCAGTTCCGATGCCAATTTGGGCTCACTGTATTCTCGAGTGGTAGGGGCGAACCATCCGAAAAACGGTATGCCGACAAATACTCTTTTGATTCCGCAGTCCATCAATCCCGAGGCGGAGCCAGAAGTCACACAGTTCGGCAAACTCACGTCGACTGGCGGGTTTGGTTCCGCGACACAGCCGTTGATCCCCGGCAGCGGTGGTGATTTGCAACAAGACATGGAACTAAAGTTGCCGTTGGATCGGTTAGCCGATCGTCGCTCGTTACTGAATCGGTTGGACCGGCTCAAAGCATTTGCAGACCAGGATCACGGTGTTGCCGACCCGCTGAGACGGCAAGCCTTCGAGACAATTCTCGGGGGAGTCGCAGAAGCGTTCGATTTGAATCAAGAAGATCCGCAGACGATCGCTCGATATGACACGAGTCCGCTGATCGATCCGCGTCACATTGACCAGAAATGGAAAAACTTCAAGCGGTATATCGACAATGTGAAGTATCTGGGCAAGTTGATGCTGCTCGCCCGACGTTTGTGCGAGCGGGGATGTGGGTTCGTCACCGTGACCACGAATTTCGTGTGGGATATGCACGCCGATGCCAATAACGCCACGATGGACGAGGGCATGCGATACATGGGACCGCCCTTCGATCACGCTGTGAGTGCCTTCTTGGAAGACATCGCCGCACGCGGGTTGCAGGACGATATTTTGTTGGTCGTTTGCGGTGAGATGGGACGCACTCCCAAAATCAATAATCGAGGCGGTCGCGATCACTGGGGAAATCTTGCCCCACTAATGCTCTCTGGTGGTGGACTTCCGATGGGGCAAGTCATTGGACAATCGACGCGAGACGTCGCTGAACCGGCCACCACACCCGTTACGATTCCGCATCTGATTTCGACAATCCTACGCACGTTGTTCGACGTGGGTGAGTTGCGAGTTCGGCGTGGTGTGCCTGATGACATTCTACGAATGGCCGCTCATGACCCCATTCCGGAGCTACATGGGTGA
- a CDS encoding peroxiredoxin: MLRVLAVLGCVFGFGQALSAADLEVGDAAPKFSALDDTGETWESSNHVGNGKMLVVYFYPADMTGGCTKQACGFRDDMKKLQKAGVTVVGVSGDTVQNHQWFKKAENLNFTLLADPDGRVAKAFGVPFNDKDQQIVRTVDGKEVVLARGGTAKRWTFLIGPDGKVALKNTKVKAAGDSQAILKKVRELQ; encoded by the coding sequence ATGTTACGAGTTCTCGCGGTTTTGGGATGTGTGTTTGGGTTTGGTCAGGCGTTGTCAGCGGCTGATCTGGAAGTCGGCGATGCCGCTCCGAAGTTTTCCGCCCTCGACGACACCGGTGAAACCTGGGAGTCGTCCAATCATGTTGGCAATGGAAAAATGTTGGTCGTGTACTTTTACCCGGCAGACATGACCGGCGGATGCACGAAACAGGCCTGCGGTTTTCGAGATGACATGAAAAAGTTGCAAAAAGCAGGGGTCACCGTGGTCGGTGTGAGTGGCGATACCGTGCAAAATCATCAGTGGTTCAAAAAAGCGGAAAATCTCAATTTCACGCTTCTCGCCGATCCGGATGGCAGAGTCGCGAAGGCATTCGGAGTGCCGTTCAACGATAAGGATCAGCAGATCGTCCGCACGGTGGATGGGAAAGAAGTCGTCCTTGCGCGTGGTGGAACCGCGAAGCGTTGGACGTTCCTCATTGGTCCCGATGGGAAAGTCGCGTTGAAGAATACGAAGGTGAAAGCCGCCGGAGATAGCCAAGCGATTTTGAAAAAGGTCCGGGAGTTGCAGTAG
- a CDS encoding transglutaminase-like domain-containing protein: MTKRSLAVGAVLVVFCVSLGVGIWLLASPANDNTTSPTQTGTEAADRWGVIYVGRQRVGYVHETTTPLPDEDQNLLRTTQETHLNFQRFGQPTVIQTHLKTLETTAGDLVSFSFETRNPPATVTRVSGLVEGAKLHLTTETAGKTESNTIPWNRETKSPSWFERNFEADPLAEQEIRTFRVYVPELNQVATVEIAADDMETERMLDGQRKRLLKATVERSTDPFPIDVWLTESGEALKTSLPIFGKELTTYRVSQEEALRKIAGEELDLSMDTMVSVKPIPNAHRTRKIVYRIFVPGADIKSTIPSEPYQTVDRSDESTAEVVVTAVDPQGTGKTSEVDSVYLQATRFLQTGDPNVQALSAQVPETITEPAEVAIRLEKIVHETLTNKNFSTALASAAEVAASREGDCTEHAVLLAALLRVKKIPSRIAVGLVYVDSLNGFGGHMWTEAFLGGQWVPLDATLGQGGIGAAHIKLAESSFADDAPAPVTTFLPLMNILGQIEIEVLEVE, encoded by the coding sequence ATGACAAAGCGTTCGCTCGCGGTCGGAGCCGTGCTGGTTGTTTTCTGCGTGTCGCTGGGCGTGGGCATTTGGTTGCTCGCAAGCCCCGCGAACGACAACACCACAAGTCCCACCCAAACGGGCACCGAAGCTGCCGATCGGTGGGGAGTGATCTACGTCGGTCGGCAGCGTGTCGGGTATGTGCACGAGACCACGACGCCACTCCCTGACGAAGACCAGAATTTGCTGCGAACCACTCAGGAAACTCATCTTAACTTTCAACGGTTCGGCCAGCCCACGGTCATCCAAACCCACTTAAAAACTCTGGAGACTACCGCTGGTGATCTCGTTTCGTTTTCCTTCGAAACCCGAAATCCCCCAGCAACTGTGACTCGCGTATCTGGCCTGGTCGAAGGTGCGAAACTCCATCTGACAACCGAAACCGCAGGAAAGACCGAATCGAATACGATTCCCTGGAATCGCGAGACCAAATCGCCGTCGTGGTTCGAACGCAATTTCGAAGCCGATCCGTTAGCCGAACAGGAAATCCGCACGTTCCGTGTCTACGTTCCCGAACTCAACCAAGTTGCGACGGTCGAAATCGCAGCCGACGATATGGAAACCGAACGGATGCTCGATGGTCAAAGGAAGCGATTACTCAAAGCGACCGTCGAGCGTTCCACAGACCCATTTCCGATTGACGTCTGGCTCACGGAATCCGGTGAAGCACTCAAGACATCGCTACCAATTTTCGGCAAGGAATTGACGACATACCGCGTCAGCCAAGAAGAAGCACTTCGCAAAATTGCCGGTGAGGAATTGGACTTGTCGATGGACACAATGGTGTCCGTCAAACCGATCCCAAACGCCCATCGGACTCGAAAAATCGTTTATCGAATTTTCGTTCCGGGAGCCGACATCAAATCGACGATCCCGAGCGAACCTTACCAGACGGTCGACCGATCCGATGAATCGACGGCGGAAGTCGTTGTCACTGCCGTCGATCCGCAAGGAACCGGAAAGACATCCGAGGTTGATTCCGTCTACCTGCAGGCCACGCGGTTCCTGCAGACTGGCGATCCGAACGTGCAAGCTCTGTCGGCCCAGGTTCCTGAAACGATCACCGAGCCAGCGGAGGTGGCCATTCGACTGGAGAAAATTGTTCACGAAACTCTCACCAACAAAAACTTCTCGACGGCGTTGGCATCCGCGGCGGAAGTGGCGGCCTCGCGGGAAGGCGACTGCACCGAACACGCGGTCTTGCTGGCCGCACTTCTGCGAGTGAAGAAAATTCCGTCGCGAATTGCTGTCGGCTTGGTTTACGTGGACTCGTTGAATGGCTTCGGCGGACACATGTGGACGGAAGCGTTTCTGGGGGGGCAATGGGTGCCGTTAGATGCCACGTTGGGGCAGGGGGGAATCGGTGCCGCTCACATCAAATTAGCCGAGTCGAGCTTTGCCGACGATGCCCCGGCACCGGTGACGACATTTCTTCCGCTGATGAATATCCTCGGCCAAATCGAAATTGAGGTGTTGGAAGTCGAATGA
- a CDS encoding hydrogenase maturation nickel metallochaperone HypA — protein MSEEPQKSSFDDRTFGLMSLGMALCTAMAVGLVALGARPVWLVVIPMAIFGAVVGLTLEFCWPAIPDVQKEPEQTLPAKPPGTVSQLECRDCGEAFKLDPQRCPMCGGHTTDVLTER, from the coding sequence ATGAGCGAAGAACCGCAAAAATCCTCATTTGACGATCGCACTTTCGGCTTGATGTCGTTGGGCATGGCCCTTTGCACGGCGATGGCGGTCGGCTTGGTTGCTCTCGGTGCACGACCGGTCTGGTTGGTGGTGATTCCCATGGCGATCTTCGGCGCAGTCGTCGGATTGACGCTCGAATTCTGTTGGCCCGCTATTCCGGATGTGCAAAAGGAACCCGAGCAAACGCTGCCTGCAAAACCACCTGGCACCGTATCTCAACTTGAGTGCCGGGATTGCGGAGAGGCGTTCAAACTCGATCCCCAACGTTGTCCAATGTGCGGGGGACACACAACCGACGTCCTCACAGAACGGTGA
- the holB gene encoding DNA polymerase III subunit delta' has translation MPSSSVWNSVRGHQSQIDLFRRSLRRKRLASAYLFVGPDGVGKRLFAHKLAQCLLCARIPDEDLEACGECSSCRQMMIDSHPDLLTAAPPEGKTVFPIEAVAGSKERRGREGLCYDISLRPMMAERRVAVIDDVQQMNAEAANAFLKTLEEPPAYATLFLITSNESALLPTIRSRCQPVRFAPLPPSEIASLLIETGKLEDEDEAAAVAALSEGSLTISLQLLDPELRELRSKLYTALARDNDNPLALSKQMIADGIEQMGTDTASQRQNAIWLVRFVIEFYRRTLQVLAEGSDSSSMVVPQVKQFASVWSADSARAWETLMGMLEHAIKAERQLARNNPPKMVLETLFETLSQIRRQMV, from the coding sequence ATGCCAAGCTCCTCCGTGTGGAATTCCGTTCGCGGTCATCAGTCTCAGATCGATCTGTTTCGGCGTTCGCTTCGTCGGAAACGGTTGGCGTCTGCGTATCTGTTCGTCGGTCCGGACGGTGTGGGAAAACGTTTGTTTGCACATAAGCTGGCTCAATGTCTGCTGTGTGCACGAATTCCCGATGAGGATTTGGAAGCCTGCGGCGAATGCTCCTCTTGCCGTCAGATGATGATCGATTCACACCCGGATTTACTCACCGCCGCTCCGCCGGAAGGGAAAACCGTTTTTCCGATTGAAGCCGTCGCAGGTTCCAAGGAGCGTCGGGGGCGAGAGGGACTCTGCTACGATATTTCTTTGCGACCGATGATGGCTGAACGTCGGGTGGCAGTTATTGACGATGTTCAGCAAATGAACGCCGAGGCGGCCAACGCGTTCCTGAAAACCTTGGAAGAACCCCCCGCCTATGCCACGTTGTTCTTGATCACATCGAACGAATCCGCGTTGTTACCAACGATTCGTTCGCGATGCCAGCCGGTTCGTTTCGCCCCGCTGCCGCCGAGTGAGATCGCGTCCTTGTTGATCGAAACGGGCAAACTTGAAGATGAAGACGAAGCTGCTGCGGTCGCGGCTTTGAGTGAAGGAAGTTTGACAATATCGCTGCAATTGCTTGATCCCGAATTGCGGGAGCTGCGAAGCAAACTCTACACCGCCCTAGCCCGCGATAACGACAACCCGTTGGCATTGTCGAAGCAAATGATCGCCGACGGTATCGAGCAAATGGGAACCGATACGGCTTCTCAGCGGCAGAACGCAATTTGGTTAGTGCGGTTTGTCATCGAATTCTACCGGCGGACGTTGCAGGTTCTTGCGGAAGGATCGGATTCGTCGAGCATGGTTGTTCCGCAGGTGAAGCAGTTCGCGTCCGTGTGGAGTGCCGATTCTGCTCGGGCATGGGAGACGCTCATGGGGATGCTCGAACACGCGATCAAGGCGGAACGCCAGTTAGCTCGAAACAATCCACCCAAGATGGTGTTGGAAACGCTTTTCGAAACGCTTAGCCAGATTCGACGCCAAATGGTCTGA
- a CDS encoding biotin/lipoyl-containing protein — protein MNPAGKSPIPVCVPDLGQDDRPANVCNWLVEPGDAVEEGDRLAEVVLPGIVFYVSASASGTFLQQERSQGASVFRGDCLGFISPGTGPELS, from the coding sequence ATGAATCCCGCCGGGAAATCTCCGATCCCCGTGTGCGTGCCGGATTTGGGGCAAGACGACCGCCCCGCGAACGTATGCAACTGGCTCGTCGAGCCAGGTGATGCGGTCGAGGAAGGCGATCGGCTCGCGGAGGTTGTCCTCCCTGGAATTGTGTTTTACGTCTCGGCTAGTGCGTCGGGAACGTTCTTGCAGCAAGAGCGTTCCCAAGGCGCATCCGTGTTTCGAGGCGATTGTTTGGGCTTCATCAGTCCGGGGACTGGGCCGGAACTTTCTTGA
- the lipA gene encoding lipoyl synthase, with product MNELNILPSAPPAIDSASEKPRRRLPKWLKRPLPEPGMAYTSGTIADLRLNTVCESARCPNRTECWSHSTATFMILGNVCTRPCGFCSVPKGKTEQLELDEPERVAEAAARLGLKHVVITSVTRDDLPDGGAEHFYECVIAVRERTGAAIEVLTPDFLGKNAAIDRVIESRPDVFNHNTETVPRLYHRVRRNAKYDRTLNLLARVKEKAPSMITKSGLMLGLGETMDEVLDVCADLRKVGCDMITLGQYLQPGPEHLPVERYVPPEEFDEIGDRVREMGFSLVASGPFVRSSYHAGEMASVLEQNATPTESDA from the coding sequence TTGAATGAATTGAACATCTTGCCGTCCGCCCCGCCCGCGATTGACTCGGCTTCGGAGAAGCCACGGCGTCGGTTACCGAAATGGTTGAAACGTCCTTTGCCGGAACCCGGTATGGCGTACACCAGCGGAACCATCGCAGACCTGCGTTTGAACACCGTGTGTGAGAGCGCTCGCTGTCCGAACCGCACGGAGTGTTGGTCGCATTCGACGGCAACGTTCATGATTCTCGGTAACGTGTGCACACGGCCTTGCGGTTTCTGCTCCGTTCCAAAAGGCAAGACCGAGCAACTGGAATTGGACGAACCCGAACGCGTCGCGGAAGCGGCAGCGCGGTTGGGGTTGAAGCACGTCGTGATCACTTCGGTCACGCGTGACGACCTGCCCGACGGTGGAGCGGAGCACTTCTACGAGTGTGTGATCGCGGTTCGCGAACGCACCGGAGCCGCTATCGAGGTTCTCACGCCGGACTTTCTCGGCAAGAATGCCGCGATCGATCGAGTGATTGAATCGCGTCCGGATGTCTTCAACCACAATACCGAGACGGTACCACGACTGTATCATCGTGTTCGTCGAAACGCCAAATACGATCGCACGTTGAATTTGCTCGCCCGAGTCAAGGAAAAAGCCCCGAGCATGATCACCAAGAGTGGGCTGATGCTGGGATTAGGCGAAACGATGGATGAAGTGCTCGACGTGTGTGCGGACCTGCGGAAAGTCGGCTGCGATATGATCACCCTTGGGCAGTATCTGCAACCGGGGCCAGAACACTTGCCCGTCGAGCGATACGTTCCACCGGAAGAATTCGACGAAATCGGTGATCGCGTTCGCGAGATGGGCTTCTCGCTCGTTGCGAGTGGTCCGTTTGTGCGGTCGAGCTACCACGCTGGCGAAATGGCGTCGGTCCTGGAACAGAACGCGACACCGACGGAAAGTGACGCATGA